TTTATTCTTTGACTCTCCCAAGTGGCCGTCTGCTTTTAAATGGAAAACGTGGTGCTGGGTGGAGGCCCATCAGCTGAGTACAAATTACAGTGTGTGGGGACTgggtttccctctctcccctcctctcttcccatttctttttttttttttaagttttaaaaaaatatttattcccttttcttgctccccctttttattgttcttattgatatccttgttggataggacaaagagaaatggagagaggaggggaagacagagggggaaagacaagacacctgcagacctgcttcaccacctgtgaagtgactcccctgcaggtggagagctgggggcttgaactgagatccttactcaggtccttgcgctttgcgccacctgcacttagtcggctgtgctaccgcccaactcccctctcttcctatttctgtaagaaaaagaacaagggttggtggtagcacggcaggttaagcacatgtggcatgaagcgcaaggactggcgtaaggatcctggatagagtccccagctccccacctgcaggggacttgctgcacaggtggtgaagcaggtctgcaggtgtctatctttctcccctgtcttcccctcttctctccatctctctttgtcctatctaactaacaatgacaccaataacaataacactaactacaacaaaaataaaagagcaaccaatgggaaaataaatattaaaaaattaaaaaagaaaacacatttatatTAATAAGTGGACCAGAGCACctgtctggcacatgcagtgccagggaaggGACTCGGAAACTCccgcttgagattccaatgcttcacccactgtgccaaACATCAAGTTGCCTATTCTGATTCTGACAGTACAAACTTAATAGAACATTCTTCTTATAATATCAAGCCATTTATTTCTTCCCCTAAAAACTTCCACTTGCTTGTCCCAGTTCTCATCTCTCAGGCCATACCAAGCAAGTTAAAAACCCCTTCCACATGATAGCTGAAGTCATGTAGAGATGTGTAAAggcggggggcaggtggtggcactcctggtgaagcgcacacattcccgtgcacaaggacccaggttcaagcccctggtccccacctgcagggggaaagcttcacgagtggtgaagcagggctgcagctgtctcacttcctctatctcccctgcccctctcagtttctctgtctctactgaataatcaaaataaactaataaaaacagttttaaaaaaagatatgtaaAGGTAATGATGATGTCCCTAGGGAGAAAACTACTTTCCACAAAGAACCAGTCATGGGTAACACCAAGTCAGTGTTTCCTTGGCTGAGATCTGAGTTAACCTTGCAGtattaaagagaggagagagaaaaggagctcAACAGTGGTTATTTAAGTAACTACCAAACACTTCCCATTCTTATTCTGGATTGGATTTGGTCATATCAGCATCACTGACAGTGTCAACAGACGGCAACCTTACAACCTGGGGAAGAACAGACTCTTCCTACCCTTTGTGGATTTCTGGGTAAGATTCTGACAGGTGAAGGACCTGTAGAAGAAGCACCTCCTTTTACAGCACAGCCGTTGACCTGAAATGTACACTCACCTTCTGAATGCTTTCGTCCACAAGTCCACCAAGAATGTAAACTTTATTTAGATCAACATCTTCAAGAGCTAGTAAAAAAATGAAGGCCATTTATATCaaacctgttttatttatttttttttacaagagcactgatcaactctggtttatggtggtgcagaggattgaacccgagactttggagcctcaggcttgacagtctgtttgcataaccattatgctatctacttctgccccttgttttacatatatttaattttcccttgttttattgttgctgtagttattactgctgttattgatgttgtcattgttggatatgacagaaatggagagagatggggaagacaggaggaggaagacagacacctgcagacctgcttcatcacctatgaagtgactcccatgcaggtggggagctgggggctcaaaccaggatccttacgccagtctttgcacttcactccacatgcacttaacccattgcactaccgcctgactccccaaacctGTTTTAGAATGTTTAAACTGACAGAAAGCAAAATAATTATTAATGACAAAAGCagagacaaacaaaaagatagATGTGTTAACTGAAAAGACCAACTAgacaaataaaattaagaaaacagtTTCAGACTCAAATCAACATTAGGCCAAAAAAGGAAAGTATGCATGAATGTAAAATCAGAAGTACTGTGATTAACCTGACACTAATAAATTTGAAAAGTATGTGAAACAGATGATTATCTAGGAGAAAATGTTATCTAGTAGTCAGAGAGATGGCTCAATGGTAGAATGCTGGATTTATATGTGGcagctcctgatttttttttttttttttttttttaatatttattttatttgtttattcccttttgttgcccttgttgttttattgttgtagttattattgttgttgttgttggataggacagagagaaatggagagaggaggggaagacagagaggaggagagaaagatagacacctgcagacctgcttcaccacctatgaagcgactcccctgcaggtggggagccgggattcgaaccgggatccttacgccggtccttgtgctttgcgccacctgtgcttaacccgctgcgctacagcccgactccccagctccTGATTTTGATCCCTACTCACATACAAActgaagtgatgctctgattctattaactgtctcacacacacatccTGGTTTAAAAAGACAGTGGGGACTCccgggagttggtggtagcacagtggatgaagcgcaggtggcgcaaagtgcaaggaccagtgtaaggatccaggttcgagcccctggctccccacctgcaggggagtcacttcatggatggtgaagcaggtctgcaggtgtctttctctcctcctctctgtcttcccttcctctctccatttttctctgtcctatccaacaacaacaacaacaacatcaataataactacaacagtaaaacaacaagggtaacaaaagggaataaataaatattaaaaaaaaaaagatcaacaatgagataccactttactcctgtgagaatgtcatacctcagaaaaggtaacagcagcaaatgctggagagggtgtggggtcaaaggaaccctcctatactgctggtgagaatgtaaattggtccaacctctgtggagaacagtctggagaactctcagaaggctagaaatagacctaccctatgaccctgcaattcctctcttggggatatatcctaaggaacccaacacactcatccaaaaagatctgtgtacacatatgttcttggcagcacaatttgtaacaaccaaaacctggaagcaacccaggtgtccaacaacagatgagtggctgagcaagttgtggtatatatacacaatggaatactactcagctgtaaaaaatggtgacttcaccgttttcagccgatcttggatggaccttgaaaaattcatgttaagtgaagtaagtcagaaacagaaggatgagtatgggatgatctcactctcaggcagaaattgaaaaagatcgggggaaaaaaaaaacaaaacgagtagaacctgaactggagttggcgtattgcaccaaagtaaaagaatctggggtgggtgggtgaggagaatacaggtccaagaaggatgacagaggacctagtgggggttgtattgttatatgggaaactggggaatgttatacatgtacaaactattgtatttactgttgaatgtgaaacattaattccccaataaagaaatttttaaaaagtgactattTTATATTCCCCCAATTTGTTAATGCTTACATTAAACTGTAACTGTaattttgcattaaaaaaaagacaatgggtaggggggccaggtggtagcacacctggttacgcaaatacattatagtgcacaaggacctgggttcgagcccccggctccccacctgcaaggggagagcctgacaagtagtggagcaaggctgtaggtgtctctgtctctttccctctcttatctccctctcccctctcaatttctctctgtctctagtcagtgacaaataaaattaaaaaagagaaaaagactggGGGGAGAAGGCGCTGCCGAGGAACTGAGAAGGTGAGAAGGACTGTGGGTGGCACGAGACCCCACTAAGATGAGGACACTCGCTGGGCAGTTGTGTGTACACGACAGACGCGCCCAGATCCAGTGAGGTGTCTGCCCCAGCGAGGGTACAAACAGTGTTTCTACCCCTTGGGGAGCTCTTTTTCTAAACAATTTTGCCACAGGGAATAGTAAAATAAAGGGCTAAGAACAACGTGCTACACGAGTCCACACAATAAAAGTACACACCGTATTCAGCGTCAGGAGTCAGGTACACAATGCTTCCCAGAGGAAATAAACTAAAGCAGTCTTCTTCTGTTATGTCCAGCTGAAAAAGATGCAAATATCCCAATATAGTGTAAAATAGTTAAGGCACAGCCCATACATACTATAGCAAGCAGTTTCTGGGCATCTAGATTTTAGTAAAGATGACTAGGCGCATTAAAGGGCTGTGTGTCTGACAATCTCTCAGGAAGTGCTCAGCTTGTGAGGCTGAGTAGAAAGGCAGACATTCAATCCAACATCACGAGAAGGTGATGTGACAGCCAGCAGACGAAGGAAGTATGCCCCACAACAGACGAGCAACTGGTCACACTTAACTAGGAATAAACCACTGGGAATGGAACTGGGCTTCTGAAAATCGGGGAGACATACAAAAGGGAGAAACATCCAGTAGAGAACTACCTAAGAcaggtacagagacagagaagcaaaggGTCTGTGCCCTGAGGGGGTGTGTGTTTGGTTCACATGTGGGAATCTAAAGGAAATGCACAGGATGTGGTGCTGAGCTAGGCAGCACCACACCTGGCGCTCTCCACACTATCTGTGGCCTGCGGCAAGGCCACACTGTCCAGTCTCGGCTACATAACAGACACGCAGGGCATCTTTATAGTGACCCTCCTGAGGAACTGATCTGGATTCTCATGTCCATATGGATTAGGATGTTAGTGAAAGATCTCTGTCATTCCTTAAACTCATCTTAAAAACCATGTAACTTCCATAAGAATTACCTAACTCCCCCccactgtttcttttaaaaattatatatatacatatatataaatatatataaatgttctttattatctttagttattgaatagaggtgaccagaaattgaaaggaggggcaagatagggagggagagagtcagagaaacacctgcagccctgcttcaccacttaatgaggcttcccccctgcaggtgggggctaggggcttggacccgggtccttgagcatcataacgtgtgtgctcaaccaggtgcaccaccccaacCCCTACTAATTGTTTCCTAACCCTGTACTACTGAGAACAAGAAAGAAGTcatggcttccccccccccaaatactcCTTGAATATATAATAAATGGGATTATAAAATTGTTTTAGATACAAGGTACATATTAAGTAAAAActatctatttttctttaaagtatGAAAAAAATCACTACTACCCCAGAATTCACACGTGCAAAACGAGGCTTACCAGATAACTAGAAAATCCATCATTCATCCTTAAACACTCTTCATACAAGGGACTGTCCGTTGAGAATCCAGTGAGGTAGATCCAAAATGGTCTGTCGGATTTTTTATTTGAGCCATACAACCTTCGGATCTGTCCAGCCAGTCTACTTAATTCCTTCAAATATAGAAAAGCAATCAGGGTGGAAACTTACCCACTGAAACTCATTATCTATAAGCAGCCACTCAGTCAGTTCAATGAATGTGACTCCAGAAAACCTTAGTAACCAGGACTCCTCCTTGTGCTGCAGGAATGAGGAGAGCCCTGGTGTGAGCATGCTTCAGCTCACAGTTACAGTTAACAGACCACAGTTACAGTAATGATGCCACCCCACAGTGGTGAGTCAGTGGCAACAACTGAGAGCTCTACTTAAACTTTTAAAACCACAGCACtcctcagctttgatttatggtggctccaaggactgaacctgggatcttatagtctcaggcatggaagtcttttgagtaaccactatgctctctccctagccATCTCATTCTAATATGATCTACAAAATTGTTTTTACATAAACATGACACTCAGTGCTTTCACAGCTGAGAGAAAAATCCatgcttgtcagataaagaagggaccacaaaagctggaaaaggacaagagactggctcacttaatggtggctTCTTTGTCACTAcaaggccaccctatcatctggggcccaaggcAGGGAATCTTAGTAATCCCCTATAGGTAGGATGAGCCTAGACATCTAACAGACCCCTCCCTCCACCAtcagtggtcacttccatcaggaaggtCATCATAAGCCACTAGAAATCCTTCCTTCACCATTTCACTCTTATTCTTTACAATAGCCATCTCATTTACATACTTAACTTAATCCTAGTTCTAGGATTGATGACAGAATCATAGGATCTGGTCAAGCTCTTTGTGACAGCGGCTCCCTTCTGAGCCTCCTTCACGTGAGCTGGAGTGTGGAGCACAGTGGATGCCCTACCTTTTTGGACATATGATGGGTCATACTCAAATCAACACAGAGTCTTGGACCTGAGTGTTTGGCTTCTAAAAGTCTCTCCTTGGTTAAGGATCTCAGAAAACGTTTGCTGTGCTGGGGATAGATGCCTAGAGTAGAGAGATCAGAAGGGAattaaaatggaaagaggaagaagaatattCAGTAAGAAACAAGTCTCCCAAGCCTGATGAATATTTTttgtatatgaaaaaaaatcaaggtattTACTCATTAAACAATTGAATAACAAAGTGGAGCAGCCTAGGAAAATGGTGTAGTAGACAGACCACTGGACCCTGAAactatgaggtcttgagttgagCCCCCAGCATAAATAGGACAGGTGATGCACtagtcctctcccttctccctgtcgTTAGGAAACAAATATAGGTGGGGCGGGGAGGAGTACAGTGGCAATATTTTACTCCTGGAGACCTGAACTGGGCTCTGGAGCACACAGTGTACTCCAGTCAGTGTTCGTTCATGTGCGCACCGCTCTGCGATTACGGCCTCTCTGCCCACCCCCGAAATCCGACCCGCTGTCACCTGGACTTTCTGCACGCTtggctttccttctttctctctcttgctttctcttgcTCTTCTTTGCAGCAACGATCTTTTCCCAGTGTCTCTGTTTTCTTTGGACATTTCTCTTTATGATATGCAGAAAACAAAATTGTTTGAGAACTTCATAAGTACCAGAAAGGAAAGTGAATATTAGaaacagtcactttttttttaaatttagatatAAAGTTAGGAGAGAAAAAGGATATTAGCCCTAAGAACAGGGATAGACAAGACTATTTAGAGACGGTGGAACACCAGAAAAGAGATGTGACATGCTCAAGGTCACAGTAAATTCATGAGGGGTAGGTCAAAGCAcattttaggtgtttttttttttttttttttctgcctccagggttatcactggggcttggtgctggcactacaaatccactgttcctggtgggcatttcttccattttattgggtatgacagagatatggagagatggagggggtaggaggtgagagagagatagacagagacaagagacacctgcagacttgcttcgctgcttgtgaagtgactcccctgcaagtggggagccagggactcggaTCCAGATCccagcacaggtccttgcacatagtactatgtgtttaacagggtgcaccactgcccggccccagatTTCTTGACTcttctgcagtgtgtgtgtgtgtctatatttaCTTACCTTTTTTTCTTGGATTTTATTTACACGTCTTATAAATCAAACAGAACTAAAACCTTATGCCAGTTAGCAGCCAGTTCATTCCTTGCAATATACAAAACTCACTCCCAGCCTTTCTGTTACTTGTGTATGTATACTTGTAGGACAGGAGTCCCGGGACATTCTATCAACTTGCAGAGGCCATGGCAGGAcagcttgctgcacttactgagcacCACGCGACGCTGCCCACTGGTGGGCTTTCTCCCTGTCGGTGTTCAGATTCTACATCAATCTGCAGAAGCTGGAGGATTTCAGAGATGCCATCTCCACCTGTGTCCTCGGGGATGCCTTCCTGATCCTGTACCAAGTGTGACTCTGGTTTCCAAGCACTCTCGTCCAATGTCCAGTCCATGTGCTTAGTCTTCTGTTCTTTCTACCTAGGTTAGAAAAAGGCACACTGATGTAAGACACTATAGTGTTTTATTTACAgaagtggtttttaaaaaaatttttttatatttattttcccttttgttacccttgctgttttttgttgttgttgtagttattgttgatgtcgttagataggacagagaaatggagagaggagaggaagacagagaggcgggagagacagacacctgcagacctgcttcaccacctgtgaagtgactcccctgcaggtggggagaacaggaatccttacaccagtccttgtgctttgccacgtgtgcttaaaccactgcactgccATCCGACCCTCATTATGATGATTTTTGagccctttctctctccagatTTGCTTACTCCTGCCCCATCTTATGAACATGTAAGGAAGAAAATTTCtatactgcctgtgaagggacctccctgcaggtggggagccaggggctccaaccgggatccttacgcccgtccttgcgctttacgtcacctgtgcttaacccgctgcactacagcccgactccctcactttacttatttataaatttatttatttactggacattGTGCTATAGACTCCCTACCGAAGTGTTTTCTTATGTCAGATGGCAAATGGTATT
The sequence above is drawn from the Erinaceus europaeus chromosome 10, mEriEur2.1, whole genome shotgun sequence genome and encodes:
- the TRMT10B gene encoding tRNA methyltransferase 10 homolog B — encoded protein: MTHHMSKKELSRLAGQIRRLYGSNKKSDRPFWIYLTGFSTDSPLYEECLRMNDGFSSYLLDITEEDCFSLFPLGSIVYLTPDAEYALEDVDLNKVYILGGLVDESIQKKVTFQKAQEHSVKTARLPIQEYMAKRQNEKNYHSEILAINQVFDILSAYFETHNWPEALKKGVSSRKGYVLQSPVG